The Micromonospora sp. NBC_01740 genome includes a window with the following:
- a CDS encoding phosphotransferase family protein — protein MTERETNRVLVVRPLAVLKLYTAAWRRDTEVTALESLRGRAPVPAVIGSATFGRHSAALIRYVRGSAPNPASALDVRASVAALRAAHTITGPAFGRLHAPDQPSWAGFLAGRLDSYAETLATLGLTAQARQCRTLHHALDVLEDTRPHLLHSDPNPGNVILTEHGPVLVDWELATFGDPDLDLVRLAWEWRLPPARWAEWVGLDPRSPTVDLYLRLHLFSRLMSASSRPGAASAALAHRCLTELTDLYDGVHSPGGSDAS, from the coding sequence GTGACCGAGCGGGAGACCAACCGGGTGCTGGTGGTGCGCCCCCTCGCCGTGCTCAAGCTCTACACCGCTGCCTGGCGCCGCGACACCGAGGTGACGGCGCTCGAGTCGCTGCGCGGACGCGCGCCGGTACCCGCGGTCATCGGCAGCGCGACGTTCGGGCGGCACAGCGCGGCCCTCATCCGGTACGTGCGGGGCAGCGCACCGAACCCCGCCAGCGCCCTCGACGTGCGGGCGTCGGTCGCCGCGTTGCGGGCCGCGCACACGATCACCGGACCCGCCTTCGGTCGGCTGCACGCGCCCGACCAACCGAGCTGGGCCGGGTTCCTGGCGGGCCGGCTCGACTCGTACGCCGAGACACTGGCGACGTTGGGTCTCACCGCGCAGGCGCGGCAGTGCCGGACCCTGCACCACGCGCTCGACGTGCTCGAAGACACCCGCCCCCACCTGCTGCACAGCGACCCGAACCCCGGCAACGTCATCCTGACCGAACACGGCCCGGTTCTCGTCGACTGGGAGCTGGCGACCTTCGGCGACCCCGACCTGGATCTGGTCAGGCTGGCCTGGGAGTGGCGCCTGCCGCCGGCGCGGTGGGCGGAATGGGTCGGCCTCGACCCACGGTCGCCCACCGTCGACCTCTACCTGCGGCTACACCTGTTCAGCCGCCTGATGAGCGCGAGCAGCAGGCCGGGCGCCGCCTCGGCCGCGCTGGCGCACCGCTGCCTGACCGAGCTGACCGACCTGTACGACGGCGTCCACTCCCCCGGAGGCTCCGATGCAAGCTGA
- a CDS encoding NAD(P)-dependent oxidoreductase → MSQGMNDLTSRRPVVLLTDDGLLSEFWAFLRERLEERLSPTCDIRYLDVRESDLAAADWADIDAVALFGGDLTHDMIAAATRLKVVASETDTCGIEAMDALWDAGIPFVEGTPGWGQSVAECGLSLILCGLRRIPQWHHEVITGFRPWDYPYVQFCDDPRFANGTVAGKTVGIIGVGEIGGRIASWCAMLGATVLAYDPYRSPERFAEVSAESVDLGRLVRDSEILVVAAPDTPSVTGVVDRDHVFALRRGALVVTITRAAAIDAAALRERVLADELAWAADVYDVEPLPEGDPLIGRHNVVHLPHIAGRTRDANIAVADIVADDILRVLAGEQPRHPLTPQRLQVRLGRTPAARHGKDGTGG, encoded by the coding sequence TTGAGCCAGGGCATGAACGACCTCACCTCCCGCCGACCCGTCGTGCTGCTGACCGACGACGGTCTGCTCTCGGAATTCTGGGCGTTCCTGCGCGAGCGGCTGGAAGAACGCCTGTCCCCGACCTGCGACATCCGCTACCTCGACGTACGCGAAAGCGATCTGGCCGCCGCCGACTGGGCCGACATCGACGCCGTCGCCCTGTTCGGCGGCGACCTCACCCACGACATGATCGCCGCCGCGACCCGGCTGAAGGTGGTGGCCAGCGAAACCGACACCTGCGGGATCGAGGCCATGGACGCGTTGTGGGACGCGGGCATCCCGTTCGTCGAGGGAACTCCCGGCTGGGGCCAGTCGGTCGCCGAGTGCGGACTGAGCCTGATCCTGTGCGGGCTGCGTCGCATCCCGCAGTGGCACCACGAGGTCATCACCGGCTTCCGCCCCTGGGACTACCCGTACGTGCAGTTCTGCGACGATCCGCGCTTCGCCAACGGCACCGTGGCGGGCAAGACCGTCGGCATCATCGGGGTCGGCGAGATCGGCGGGCGCATCGCCAGCTGGTGCGCCATGCTCGGCGCGACCGTGCTGGCGTACGACCCGTACCGCTCCCCGGAGCGCTTCGCCGAGGTCTCGGCGGAGTCGGTGGACCTCGGCCGGCTGGTGCGGGACTCCGAGATCCTCGTCGTCGCGGCACCGGACACCCCCAGCGTCACCGGCGTGGTCGACCGCGACCACGTCTTCGCCCTGCGGCGGGGCGCGCTCGTCGTGACCATCACCCGGGCGGCCGCGATCGATGCCGCGGCGCTGCGGGAGCGGGTGCTCGCCGACGAACTGGCCTGGGCCGCGGACGTGTACGACGTCGAACCGCTGCCGGAGGGCGATCCCCTGATCGGCAGGCACAACGTGGTCCACCTGCCGCACATCGCGGGACGAACCAGGGACGCCAACATCGCGGTCGCCGACATCGTCGCCGACGACATCCTGCGCGTGCTGGCGGGAGAACAGCCGCGGCACCCGCTGACACCCCAGCGACTGCAGGTCCGGCTCGGCCGAACGCCGGCCGCCCGGCACGGCAAGGACGGTACCGGTGGGTGA
- the glf gene encoding UDP-galactopyranose mutase, which yields MTFEGYDLVVVGSGLFGLTIAERTAAELDKRVLVLERRDHHGGNAYSEVDPDTGIEVHRYGPHIFHTSNERIWAYVNRFTEFTGYRHKAFTLYQGQVYPLPVNLATICQFFGRYLTPDEARALIADQAAEIGQLPPDPSHEEKGISLVGRPLYDAFFRGYTAKQWQTDPKELPGSVIARLPVRFDFNNRYFNDTYEGLPVDGYTAWLSRMAADPRIDLRLNTDFFELADAIPDGTPVVYTGPLDRYFRYSGGRLGWRTLDFEREVAPVRDYQGTTTINYAEESVPFTRNVEYRHMHPERSYRGDRTVLVREYSRSAGDQDEPYYPINTAGDRDALRTYRMLARQETAERNVLFGGRLGTYQYLDMHMAIGSALAMFENRIVPYFRDRRPLGSTGPTTDDKE from the coding sequence ATGACATTCGAAGGCTACGACCTGGTGGTCGTCGGATCCGGCCTGTTCGGATTGACGATCGCTGAGCGGACCGCCGCCGAGTTGGACAAGCGGGTGCTGGTCCTGGAACGGCGCGACCATCACGGTGGCAACGCCTACTCGGAGGTCGACCCGGACACCGGAATCGAGGTGCACAGATATGGCCCCCATATCTTCCACACCTCGAACGAGCGAATCTGGGCCTACGTCAACCGTTTCACCGAGTTCACCGGATACCGGCACAAGGCTTTTACCCTCTATCAGGGGCAGGTGTATCCCCTGCCGGTCAACCTCGCGACGATCTGCCAATTCTTCGGCCGCTACCTCACCCCGGACGAGGCACGGGCACTGATTGCCGACCAGGCGGCCGAGATCGGTCAACTCCCCCCTGATCCGAGCCACGAGGAAAAGGGCATCTCACTGGTGGGAAGGCCCCTCTACGACGCGTTCTTCCGGGGATACACGGCCAAGCAGTGGCAGACAGACCCGAAGGAACTTCCCGGGTCCGTCATCGCCCGGCTGCCGGTGCGGTTCGACTTCAACAACCGGTACTTCAACGACACGTACGAAGGCCTTCCGGTCGACGGGTACACCGCCTGGCTGTCGCGGATGGCGGCCGACCCGCGCATCGACCTGCGCCTGAACACGGACTTCTTCGAGCTGGCCGACGCCATTCCGGACGGGACGCCGGTCGTCTACACCGGTCCGCTGGACCGCTACTTCCGCTACAGCGGGGGTCGGCTCGGCTGGCGCACGCTCGACTTCGAGCGGGAAGTGGCGCCGGTCCGCGACTACCAGGGGACCACGACGATCAACTACGCCGAGGAGTCGGTGCCGTTCACCCGGAACGTGGAGTACCGCCACATGCACCCGGAACGGTCGTACCGCGGCGACCGTACGGTGCTGGTCCGGGAGTACTCGCGCTCCGCCGGCGACCAGGACGAGCCGTACTACCCGATCAACACGGCCGGGGACCGGGACGCGCTGCGGACGTACCGGATGTTGGCCCGGCAGGAGACCGCCGAGCGCAACGTGCTCTTCGGCGGACGGCTCGGCACCTACCAGTACCTGGACATGCACATGGCGATCGGTTCCGCGCTGGCGATGTTCGAGAACCGGATCGTGCCCTACTTCCGCGATCGGCGCCCGCTCGGGTCCACCGGTCCGACCACCGACGACAAAGAGTAG
- a CDS encoding aldo/keto reductase — translation MEFHQLGRSGLRVSTVTLGTFNFGGPTDEAAAEEIIHTALDAGVNLVDTANAYQDGRSEQILGKAIRHRRDDVLIATKCYNEVGPGPNDWGNSAYAVKRECERSLRRLGVDHIDIFHLHRHDLRTPVEETLGALADLVREGKIRYIGTSTMPSPEEMAEQPGLGVVPTWRLVEMAVLARGSLGAPGPIAEQSPYNLLEREVERDILPICREYGVGFVAYSPLAMGYLSERFLGEPPADARFTEWWSPRGTVWEPVQRALAALLELAAEHEQSLPEFAHSWLSGSSDVTSTIIGPRTLDQLTLALRATETTVDAQARQAVDAIVAPGSSLWFRTIEQGHRGTRDSEES, via the coding sequence ATGGAGTTCCATCAACTGGGCCGCAGTGGTTTGCGTGTATCCACGGTCACTCTGGGTACCTTCAACTTCGGCGGCCCGACCGACGAGGCCGCGGCAGAGGAGATCATCCACACGGCTCTCGACGCCGGCGTCAACCTCGTCGACACCGCCAACGCCTACCAGGACGGCCGCAGCGAACAGATCCTCGGCAAGGCCATCCGTCACCGCCGCGACGACGTCCTGATCGCCACCAAGTGCTACAACGAGGTCGGACCGGGGCCCAACGACTGGGGCAACTCCGCGTACGCCGTCAAGCGTGAGTGCGAGCGGTCCCTGCGCCGCCTGGGCGTCGACCACATCGACATCTTCCACCTGCACCGGCACGACCTACGGACGCCCGTCGAGGAGACCCTCGGCGCCCTGGCGGACCTCGTGCGGGAGGGGAAGATCCGCTACATCGGCACGTCCACGATGCCGAGCCCGGAGGAGATGGCCGAGCAGCCCGGTCTCGGCGTGGTGCCGACCTGGCGTCTGGTCGAGATGGCCGTGCTGGCACGCGGCTCGCTCGGCGCGCCCGGCCCGATCGCCGAGCAGTCGCCCTACAACCTGCTCGAACGCGAGGTGGAGCGGGACATCCTCCCCATCTGCCGCGAGTACGGCGTCGGCTTCGTCGCCTACAGCCCGCTGGCGATGGGTTACCTCAGCGAACGGTTCCTCGGGGAACCGCCCGCCGACGCCCGCTTCACCGAATGGTGGTCACCGCGCGGCACGGTCTGGGAGCCGGTCCAGCGGGCCCTGGCCGCGCTGCTGGAGCTCGCCGCCGAGCACGAGCAGTCGCTGCCCGAGTTCGCCCACTCGTGGCTGTCCGGCAGCAGCGACGTGACCAGCACCATCATCGGTCCCCGGACCCTCGACCAACTCACGCTCGCGCTCAGGGCGACGGAGACCACCGTCGACGCACAGGCCCGTCAGGCGGTCGACGCGATCGTCGCCCCCGGCAGCAGCCTGTGGTTCCGGACCATCGAGCAGGGCCATCGCGGCACACGTGACAGCGAGGAATCTTGA
- a CDS encoding phosphotransferase family protein gives MQADAAIDILTSVVPQAAPLGATPVTKGIFSTGWRVHTTDGDYLVKINEDSRAADDFLGARRATETALAHGVPVPRLLGSGSDGDGHAFLVQEWIDGTDAEDHFAARDGRERRRVLERLGAVLARLHDIPYTVEGPTSIHDTVAVKIRRYAARAARLEIFTPSDLDRLVAKLLELVTEVLPSMSPRLTHLDVHLPNVLVDRSGDVWLLDMDFARPGDPVEDFVKLDWWCFADDTERAAFHTAYAAHRTHPTPPRDVEAGLHLHKIITALSYVALFAEKEPQAVAEWKQRLSDERRSAAWLLGEAVT, from the coding sequence ATGCAAGCTGACGCGGCCATCGACATCCTGACCTCGGTGGTGCCGCAGGCGGCCCCGCTGGGGGCGACACCGGTCACGAAGGGCATCTTCAGCACCGGATGGCGGGTACACACCACCGACGGCGACTACCTGGTCAAGATCAACGAAGACTCCCGGGCAGCGGACGACTTCCTGGGAGCCCGCAGGGCCACCGAGACCGCGCTGGCGCACGGCGTGCCGGTGCCGCGCCTGCTGGGTTCGGGATCGGACGGTGACGGGCACGCCTTCCTCGTCCAGGAGTGGATCGACGGCACCGATGCCGAGGACCACTTCGCCGCCCGGGACGGGCGGGAGCGGCGGCGGGTGCTCGAACGGCTGGGCGCGGTGCTGGCCCGGCTGCACGACATCCCCTACACCGTGGAGGGGCCGACCAGCATCCACGACACGGTCGCAGTCAAGATCCGCCGCTACGCCGCCCGGGCAGCCAGGTTGGAGATATTTACCCCCAGCGATCTTGATCGGCTCGTCGCCAAACTGCTGGAACTGGTCACCGAGGTGCTGCCGTCGATGTCTCCGCGGCTGACCCACCTCGATGTGCACCTACCCAACGTGCTGGTCGACAGATCCGGCGACGTATGGCTGCTGGACATGGACTTCGCCCGGCCCGGTGACCCGGTGGAGGACTTCGTGAAGCTCGACTGGTGGTGCTTCGCGGACGACACCGAACGGGCGGCGTTCCACACCGCCTATGCGGCGCACCGGACCCACCCGACCCCGCCACGTGACGTCGAAGCCGGGCTGCACCTGCACAAAATCATCACGGCTCTTTCCTACGTCGCCCTCTTCGCCGAGAAGGAGCCGCAGGCAGTGGCCGAATGGAAGCAGCGCCTCAGCGACGAGCGCCGGTCGGCGGCCTGGCTACTCGGAGAGGCAGTGACATGA
- a CDS encoding nucleotidyltransferase domain-containing protein codes for MAELSAESELLLLLSRQQVTDTQMARVRTIISQDEPRLDWGHFAVQAARHRVAPLVGWHLWRLLTTERVAGIDSPVVLLLYSAYRDTQRANELMLAEVQAISDAAADQGITVLMRKGGHLAFAVYQEPGTRPMGDLDVLVTREEAPTLVKALEGLGYVEGNPTRVDIVPLSKRERAFWRLYGSDLPKMNKFGEFHRPIVSIDINVSLALPGKGYDVPVGAVLAHAGRHRYGDASFLVPSPEDAVIDLAAHIYKTSTTLRFMNRGKHRQLLKYVDIAEVVRRAGPDLSWDLLLERVDEYAVAGPVFYGLAHLRMLFPDAVPADALTALRQRCPEPERLLNEYGQWDLPEPRAWQQDFLTRFFDPDADRDLPASKSLV; via the coding sequence ATGGCCGAGTTGTCAGCCGAATCGGAGTTGTTGCTCCTGCTCAGCAGGCAGCAGGTGACGGACACGCAGATGGCTCGTGTGCGCACGATCATCAGTCAGGACGAGCCGCGCCTGGACTGGGGGCATTTCGCCGTCCAGGCCGCCAGGCACCGCGTCGCCCCCCTCGTGGGCTGGCATCTCTGGCGCCTGTTGACCACCGAGAGGGTCGCGGGCATCGACTCTCCCGTCGTGCTGCTCCTGTACTCCGCCTACCGGGACACGCAACGTGCCAACGAGCTCATGCTGGCTGAGGTCCAGGCGATCAGCGACGCCGCGGCGGACCAGGGCATCACGGTGCTCATGCGCAAGGGCGGCCATCTGGCCTTCGCGGTCTACCAGGAGCCCGGGACGCGACCGATGGGTGACCTGGACGTCCTCGTCACCAGGGAGGAGGCGCCCACCCTGGTCAAGGCGCTCGAGGGACTCGGTTATGTGGAAGGCAACCCGACACGCGTCGACATCGTCCCGCTGAGCAAGCGGGAGCGGGCCTTCTGGCGTCTGTACGGCAGCGACCTGCCCAAGATGAACAAGTTCGGCGAGTTCCACCGGCCGATCGTCAGCATCGACATCAACGTCTCGCTGGCGCTGCCCGGCAAGGGTTACGACGTTCCGGTCGGTGCCGTCCTGGCGCACGCCGGCCGCCACCGGTACGGGGACGCCTCGTTCCTCGTGCCGTCCCCCGAGGACGCGGTCATCGACCTCGCCGCCCACATCTACAAGACCTCGACGACCCTCAGGTTCATGAACCGCGGCAAGCACCGGCAGCTGCTCAAGTACGTCGACATCGCCGAGGTCGTACGCCGTGCCGGCCCGGACCTCTCGTGGGACCTGTTGCTCGAGCGGGTGGACGAGTACGCGGTGGCCGGCCCCGTCTTCTACGGGCTCGCGCACCTGCGGATGCTCTTCCCGGACGCCGTCCCCGCGGACGCCCTGACCGCGCTGCGGCAACGGTGCCCGGAGCCGGAGCGCCTGCTCAACGAGTACGGCCAGTGGGACCTGCCGGAGCCGCGCGCCTGGCAGCAGGACTTCCTCACCCGGTTCTTCGACCCGGACGCCGACCGCGACCTGCCCGCCTCGAAGTCACTCGTGTGA